CGGAGGTGCTCGGTTCGGCGCTGCTCGCGCTCGTCCTGCTGTTCTTCCTGCTCAAGGACGGCAGGTCCATGTGGCGCTGGACGCTGTCCCGGACGACCGGGCCGAACCGGGAGGTGACCGCCGAGGCGGGCCGGGTGGGTTGGCGGACGCTCGGCGCGTACAGCCGGGGCACGATGATGATCGCCGCGATCGACGCGATCGGCATCGGTCTGGCGCTCGTGGTGCTCCGGGTACCGCTGGCCTTTCCGCTCGCACTCATCACCTTCTTCGGCGGCTTCATCCCGATCATCGGGGCGACCGTGGCCGGCGCCGTGGCGGTGCTGGTCGCGCTCGCGGCGAAGGGGCCCGTGACCGCGCTGCTCGTCCTCGCCGCCGTGATCACCGTCCAGCAGGTCGAGGGCAACCTGCTGGAGCCGCTGATCATGAAGCGTCAGGTACGCCTGCACCCGGCGGTGATCCTGGTGGCGGTGACCGCCGGCACCCTGATCGCCGGCATCGCCGGAGCCTTCGTCTCGGTGCCGATCACCGCCGTCGTCTGGCGGGTCATCGACACCATCCAGCAACACCGCCAGCGCCAGACATCCGCACCCCCGCCACCAACCCCCGCCTGACCCCCCGGCCCCGGTTCAGCCCGGTGATCATGAGGTTTGCGGCAGTAATGGAGATCCACTTCGCCGCAAACCTCATGATCAACG
The nucleotide sequence above comes from Micromonospora sp. M71_S20. Encoded proteins:
- a CDS encoding AI-2E family transporter, with translation MVADDAGRTPEGTTGRGAGSRQTWAALPWLVRSAVAWSACLVVIVAGLYLLGKIAVLLAPLAIALAVTTFLAALLDPVQLALRRLHLPAALAALLTVLLLLGLLFGVGALVWSLTANQFSELSQELVQGLQRTRDFVTSTLPVSDRQLDQLLDQARQGLGQGSVDPVSGARTAAEVLGSALLALVLLFFLLKDGRSMWRWTLSRTTGPNREVTAEAGRVGWRTLGAYSRGTMMIAAIDAIGIGLALVVLRVPLAFPLALITFFGGFIPIIGATVAGAVAVLVALAAKGPVTALLVLAAVITVQQVEGNLLEPLIMKRQVRLHPAVILVAVTAGTLIAGIAGAFVSVPITAVVWRVIDTIQQHRQRQTSAPPPPTPA